ACAATATTTAAATGAACCATCAAAAATTAACAGCAAACAATTACCTAAGCTTCGGATTCAGACGGAAGTCTTAGAAGGCGAAAAAGTGGCAATCCGAATTAGCGATAATGGCTTAGGAATTCCTGCGGAAATCCAACAGCGCATATTTGACCCGTTCTTTACTACTAAACCTGTAGGGAAAGGTACAGGGCTAGGTTTATCTATTAGCTATCAAATTGTAGTAGAAAAGCACGGCGGCCACTTGGAATGCTCCTCTAACCCTGGCGAGGGTACGGAGTTTTCTATAATTATCCCTTGCCAAATTAGTAGCTAATTACTACTTAAATAACCCTAAATTTAGGGTTATTTATTGCTATCATTGCTTTTAGAGCCAGTTATACAGGTTAGCCGCTTCCTTTTGAGCGCTCATGCTATCTTTTCTACTACTGAATGCATCCGCACGCGCAGCCTAAAGCATTGGCAAATTTTTCCATGTTATAAGCTTTTATTAGCTGTAATAGCGGGAATATACGCCTTAATTTGCTTTTTGGATGGTGGCGGTTGGGTTTGATGCTGCAAGTTAGCCAACTGCTGCTCATAGTACTCGCTATGTTTTATATCCTTGAAAACCTAAGCCGGGGAAATAGCGATCGCTAATCGATTTAACTAAACACAAGCACATTCAGGCTCATCGCCTGCTAAATTGGCAATGGCATCCTAGTTGTCTTTAGTCCATGCGTAAAACAATCAAACCATCCCTGCTATTGACTTTGGGTGCTGCCGTCTTGGTGATTGGTGGGGGAGCAGTTGCTTACTGGTTGCTGGTGCAGCGAAATATCTTGGGAGGAAATGTACCTGTCGGTGCCGAATTGGTTCCGCAAAACGCCCTCGTTGCTGTATCTATCTCCACCGATTCAGAGCAATGGCAGCAACTAGAGCAGTATGGTACTCCTGAAACCCAAGCTGCTTTCAGCAAACAACTGCAACAGCTCAATGACAATTTACTCACTACCAACGGCTTAAACTACCAGCAAGATATCCAACCCTGGATAGGCAAAGAAGTTACCATCGCCTACTTGTCATCTGTTGTCGGGACGCCTAATTCCAGTTCATCGGGGGCAATACCTTTGGCTCAACCGTCGATGGTTATGGTGCTGCCGATTGATAATGCAGTTTTGGCACAGCAGCTTTTAGAAAAAGCGAAATCGCGCCAACAGGGAAAGTTGGTTGAACGTACTTATAAAGACGTACAAATACGAGAAACGCAATCTACTTCCAGCCAAACTTTGTCAACCGCAGTGCTGGGGCGATCGCTTGTTGTCACTACAGATCCTAGAGCAACTGAGCGAGCAATTGACACCGCCAAAGGCGAACCCTCTTTAGCCATAACCCCCGGATATTCTGACGCATTGGGCAAAATTAAAGCGGGACAGCCTTTTGCCCATTTGTATTTCAACGTGCCCGTCGCGGCGGCTGTGGCGGCGGCAAATTCTGCTCGCTCCCTTTCCCCAGAAAATCTCGCCAACTTGCAACAAAACCAGGGACTAGCTGCAACGGTAACGCTAGAGCCAGAGGGAATACAGTTTAAAGGCATTTCTTGGCTTAAGCCGAATAGCACCAAGAAACATGTTGTAGAAAACAACGCTAAGATTATGGCCAAACGTCTTCCAGGCGAAACGCTGATGATGATGTCTGGCGGTAATTTGCAGCGGTTGTGGCAAAATTACGTCCAAGGCGCCCAGTCTAATCCCATCGTCCCCCTTAACCCACAGGATTTTCGGGCTGCTGTAAAGTCTAGAACCAGTTTGGATTGGGAGCAAGATTTGCTGCCTTGGATGGCAGGAGAGTTTTCTGTATCATTAATCCCTGCGCCTCCAGCAAGCGGGTCAAACTTAAGCGCGGGCGTGGTGGTGATGGTGCAGGCGAGCGATCGCTCCCTAGCTGAAAAATCCTTCAAGCAGCTAGATGAGTTCGTAGCTACTAAATACAAATTTCTGGTGCAACCCAGCCAGCTAAACGGTCAAACAGTCGTAAATTGGATCTCGCCGCTAGGAGGAGTCACATCAACTCACGGCTGGCTAGATGGGAATGTAGCCTTCCTCACAATGGGAGCTAACATTGCCAGCGAGTTTGCCCCCCAACCTACAGCTAGACTCGAAGATCAACAGTTATTTAAACAAGCCGTAC
The Microcoleus sp. FACHB-831 genome window above contains:
- a CDS encoding DUF3352 domain-containing protein is translated as MRKTIKPSLLLTLGAAVLVIGGGAVAYWLLVQRNILGGNVPVGAELVPQNALVAVSISTDSEQWQQLEQYGTPETQAAFSKQLQQLNDNLLTTNGLNYQQDIQPWIGKEVTIAYLSSVVGTPNSSSSGAIPLAQPSMVMVLPIDNAVLAQQLLEKAKSRQQGKLVERTYKDVQIRETQSTSSQTLSTAVLGRSLVVTTDPRATERAIDTAKGEPSLAITPGYSDALGKIKAGQPFAHLYFNVPVAAAVAAANSARSLSPENLANLQQNQGLAATVTLEPEGIQFKGISWLKPNSTKKHVVENNAKIMAKRLPGETLMMMSGGNLQRLWQNYVQGAQSNPIVPLNPQDFRAAVKSRTSLDWEQDLLPWMAGEFSVSLIPAPPASGSNLSAGVVVMVQASDRSLAEKSFKQLDEFVATKYKFLVQPSQLNGQTVVNWISPLGGVTSTHGWLDGNVAFLTMGANIASEFAPQPTARLEDQQLFKQAVPTALNSKNGHFFIDVDRTINAGNLTLTPFIQNFKPVMAGIRAIGVTGAISDEYHSRFDIFVALKKLGEPRSNSNPFPSPQITPILPPDLKSPRPSPQPTGSPGAKASPTLPPAQIQPLPTPSATSSPNPNLSTPSASP